One segment of Candidatus Poribacteria bacterium DNA contains the following:
- a CDS encoding sigma-54-dependent Fis family transcriptional regulator, with amino-acid sequence MKGNILIIDDEQVVHDSCRKVLTRSGHRVESAFDGMEGLRKLREQIFDLIILDLKLPGMDGMEVLRRIKADIPDVVVVVITGYATVEHAVEAMKAGAFDFLPKPFTPDELRVIVNRAMEKRALTLENLGLKRQIFSDWSDQIVGESESILEVKRLIAKVAPTDSTVLIQGESGTGKELVARAIHMASPRREKPMIVVDCNTLVETLLESELFGHVKGAFTGAIATKYGRFELANGGTIFLDEVASLPLNIQSKLLRAIQEKEITRVGSGKPIKVDVRIIAATNRDLRQEIASGRFREDLYYRLNVVPILLPPLRERRGDIPLLVHHFIRKFNAKKGKRVKGITEEAMDLLTGYDFPGNVRELENIIERAVILTEKEMIDVDDLMQPSPATARSMDECYQLRSLEEVEREHILSTLERLNWNRSKAARILGIDRKTLLSKMKKYDINPPTEGG; translated from the coding sequence ATGAAGGGTAATATTCTCATCATAGATGACGAACAGGTCGTTCATGACTCCTGCCGTAAGGTGTTGACCAGAAGCGGACATAGGGTGGAATCCGCCTTCGACGGGATGGAGGGACTGAGGAAACTCCGGGAGCAGATCTTCGATCTGATCATCCTCGATCTGAAGCTTCCGGGGATGGACGGGATGGAGGTGCTCAGGCGAATCAAGGCCGATATACCCGACGTGGTGGTTGTGGTTATAACCGGGTATGCGACCGTTGAGCACGCCGTCGAAGCGATGAAGGCGGGGGCCTTTGATTTCCTGCCCAAACCTTTCACGCCCGATGAGCTCAGGGTGATCGTGAACAGAGCAATGGAGAAAAGGGCGCTGACGCTCGAAAATCTGGGACTTAAGCGTCAGATATTCTCCGACTGGTCAGATCAGATCGTCGGCGAAAGCGAGTCGATTCTAGAGGTGAAGCGTCTCATAGCCAAGGTCGCTCCGACCGACAGCACGGTTCTTATACAAGGCGAAAGCGGAACCGGGAAGGAGCTGGTCGCGAGGGCGATCCACATGGCGAGCCCTCGCAGGGAGAAACCGATGATAGTTGTCGATTGTAACACGCTCGTCGAAACGCTCCTGGAAAGCGAGCTCTTCGGCCACGTCAAGGGGGCATTTACGGGGGCCATAGCCACGAAATACGGGAGGTTCGAACTGGCAAACGGAGGCACCATATTCTTGGATGAGGTGGCGAGCCTCCCATTGAACATCCAGTCCAAGCTTCTGAGGGCGATTCAGGAGAAGGAAATCACCAGAGTGGGGAGCGGTAAACCCATCAAGGTGGACGTCCGGATCATCGCTGCCACGAACAGAGATCTTCGACAGGAAATCGCTTCAGGACGTTTTCGCGAGGACCTCTACTACAGGCTAAACGTCGTCCCCATCCTCCTCCCCCCTCTTCGCGAGAGGCGAGGGGATATACCCCTTTTGGTCCATCATTTCATCCGAAAGTTCAACGCGAAAAAGGGCAAAAGGGTAAAGGGCATCACGGAAGAGGCCATGGATCTGCTCACCGGTTACGACTTCCCCGGCAACGTGAGGGAGCTGGAGAACATCATAGAGCGGGCTGTCATCCTGACCGAGAAGGAGATGATAGACGTGGACGACCTGATGCAGCCATCCCCGGCTACGGCGAGATCCATGGATGAATGCTATCAGCTTCGATCACTGGAGGAGGTCGAGAGGGAGCATATCCTCAGCACGCTTGAAAGGCTTAACTGGAACAGGTCCAAGGCCGCTCGAATCTTGGGCATAGACAGGAAGACTTTGCTGTCCAAAATGAAAAAATACGACATAAATCCACCCACAGAAGGAGGTTGA
- a CDS encoding cache domain-containing protein — protein sequence MRKRISLKSKINLSFLAVVLAFGLFSAWFGVRLIGREVIKQARDKVRLDLNSAWEVYLERIRRVEDVVRLTIAQPPFKQMVKSGDREGLMETLQEIMRKDGVEWLTVTDSKGLVILRSHNPEVYGDSLIRNPFIKRALQSLDLSSGTAIIPREELLKEDEGLAQRAFIETESGSSVFDGMVIAAAAPIIWKGEVLGVLYGGMLLNKSYEIVDRIKNIVYQGEIYKGRDVGTATIFMNDVRISTNVRKEDGTRAIGTRVSKEVRDQVFLKGRLWIGKALVAGNCYIAAYDPIRDIKGKIIGMLYVGALEEKFLDLKRSVMRTYTLITLSGMALAFMISYFLTTGIVRPIKRLARAAHEIARGDLSQKVEGSYCSEIYDLVEAFNMMTESLKNREEKLKEAQEQVMRTEKLAALGQLAAGIAHEINNPLGGILIYSHLLLEDMPQDNPARENIQRIIHEATRCRDIVRGLLEFARRNEPKIEPTDVNRALHHALALVENQSIFRNIEVVRMFHPNLPPIMADPGQLEQAFVNIIINAAEAMEVEGGTLTIETKSSEDGKHVIVRISDTGPGIPPEYINRIFEPFFTTKQTGKGTGLGLSVTYGIIRRHGGSIEVESEMGMGTTFTITLPLRANRGDSSEDEG from the coding sequence ATGAGAAAGAGGATCTCGCTGAAAAGCAAGATAAACCTCAGTTTCCTGGCAGTTGTCCTGGCGTTCGGCCTCTTTTCCGCTTGGTTTGGCGTGCGGTTAATAGGCCGAGAGGTGATCAAACAGGCAAGGGATAAAGTGAGACTGGATCTCAATTCGGCCTGGGAGGTATACTTGGAGAGGATCAGACGTGTGGAAGACGTCGTTCGCCTCACCATCGCACAGCCTCCCTTCAAACAGATGGTAAAATCCGGAGATCGAGAGGGACTGATGGAAACCCTCCAGGAGATCATGCGTAAGGATGGGGTGGAATGGCTCACGGTGACCGATTCAAAGGGCTTGGTGATCCTTAGATCTCATAATCCCGAGGTCTACGGCGACTCGCTGATCCGAAACCCGTTCATTAAAAGGGCCCTTCAGAGCCTGGATCTCTCCTCCGGAACGGCGATCATTCCCAGGGAGGAGCTCCTGAAGGAGGATGAAGGATTGGCCCAGAGAGCCTTTATCGAAACCGAATCCGGAAGTTCCGTGTTCGACGGGATGGTAATTGCCGCTGCCGCACCGATCATATGGAAAGGAGAGGTTCTGGGAGTTCTCTACGGCGGTATGCTCCTTAACAAAAGCTATGAGATCGTGGACAGGATAAAGAACATCGTGTATCAAGGCGAGATCTATAAAGGGCGGGACGTCGGAACGGCCACGATATTTATGAACGACGTGCGCATCTCCACCAACGTTAGAAAGGAGGACGGGACAAGGGCCATCGGGACGAGGGTTTCAAAGGAGGTGCGCGATCAGGTGTTCCTTAAAGGACGGCTCTGGATAGGAAAGGCCTTGGTCGCCGGTAATTGTTATATAGCGGCGTACGATCCCATCAGGGATATAAAGGGTAAGATAATCGGTATGCTCTATGTCGGAGCACTTGAGGAGAAGTTCCTGGACCTCAAAAGAAGCGTGATGCGAACCTATACCCTGATCACGCTTTCCGGTATGGCTCTTGCCTTCATGATATCCTATTTCCTCACGACGGGTATTGTCAGGCCGATAAAGAGGCTGGCAAGAGCAGCGCATGAGATCGCAAGGGGAGACCTTTCACAGAAGGTGGAGGGTAGCTATTGCAGTGAGATCTACGATCTGGTCGAGGCCTTCAACATGATGACCGAGTCGCTGAAGAACAGGGAGGAGAAGCTTAAGGAGGCTCAGGAACAGGTGATGAGAACCGAAAAGCTGGCGGCACTGGGGCAACTTGCGGCGGGAATAGCCCATGAGATCAACAATCCGTTAGGAGGAATTCTGATATACAGTCATCTGCTGCTTGAGGATATGCCTCAGGATAACCCTGCTAGGGAGAACATCCAGAGGATCATCCATGAGGCGACGCGGTGCCGGGATATCGTCAGGGGGCTTCTGGAGTTCGCAAGGAGGAACGAGCCGAAGATAGAACCCACGGACGTCAACAGAGCATTGCATCACGCCCTCGCTCTGGTCGAAAATCAGTCCATCTTCAGAAACATCGAGGTGGTCAGGATGTTTCATCCCAATCTGCCTCCCATAATGGCCGATCCCGGACAGTTGGAGCAGGCCTTCGTCAACATAATCATAAACGCCGCCGAGGCGATGGAGGTGGAGGGGGGAACGCTGACGATAGAGACGAAATCCTCCGAGGACGGAAAGCATGTAATCGTGAGGATATCCGATACAGGCCCCGGGATACCGCCGGAGTATATCAACAGGATCTTCGAGCCCTTCTTCACGACCAAGCAGACGGGGAAGGGAACAGGGCTTGGGTTATCGGTCACCTATGGGATAATCCGGAGACACGGCGGCTCTATCGAGGTCGAAAGCGAGATGGGGATGGGAACCACGTTCACCATAACGTTGCCTCTCAGGGCAAACCGCGGGGATTCGTCCGAAGATGAAGGGTAA